A stretch of the Janthinobacterium sp. B9-8 genome encodes the following:
- a CDS encoding paraquat-inducible protein A — translation MPAHDVRCAQCDLLQKLDELHAGQQASCVRCGHHLCSVPLHPFDTPMAYALTALILLLLSCAFPLLNLHIAGVESEMTFFSSAKALVEADFGIVANVLLSCVLLTPAMFLCAVIYLAMALKWSIHFPGMRSVLRLAIRLEPWMMADVFVIGILVSLIKLASLAQIGLGLSFWAMLLFSIALTKTVAVFDVHWFGFQLDHLEGLPAQQLREKGAKSCPVCGFFNAHNAEKCGRCHAKIYSRQPHSVAMTWALLLTAVSLYVPANVYPIMITESLGDSVPSTILEGVVLLWNMGSYPVAVIIFVASVAVPLVKFISIALLCIAAQSKPGKSALHYTKLYRMTELIGRWSMVDVFVVVILVALIHMGKLMSVFPGVAAVSFAGVVVFTMLAALSFDVRLIWDAHPSNENK, via the coding sequence TTGCCTGCTCATGATGTGCGCTGCGCTCAGTGCGATTTATTGCAAAAGCTGGATGAATTACACGCCGGGCAGCAAGCAAGCTGCGTGCGCTGTGGTCATCATCTATGTAGCGTGCCGCTCCATCCATTTGATACACCGATGGCTTATGCGCTTACTGCACTGATTTTATTGCTATTAAGCTGCGCTTTTCCCTTGCTTAATTTGCATATTGCCGGTGTAGAAAGTGAAATGACTTTTTTCAGTAGCGCAAAGGCTCTGGTTGAAGCAGATTTTGGTATTGTGGCCAATGTATTGTTGAGCTGTGTATTACTTACCCCCGCGATGTTTCTATGTGCCGTGATTTATTTGGCAATGGCGCTGAAATGGTCAATACATTTTCCGGGTATGCGCAGCGTATTGCGTTTAGCAATACGGCTAGAGCCGTGGATGATGGCCGATGTATTTGTGATTGGTATTTTAGTGAGCTTGATTAAGCTGGCTTCATTGGCACAAATTGGTTTGGGTTTGTCATTTTGGGCGATGTTATTGTTCTCGATTGCACTGACTAAAACGGTAGCGGTATTTGATGTGCACTGGTTTGGTTTTCAATTAGATCATTTAGAAGGATTACCTGCGCAGCAGCTGCGGGAGAAAGGGGCAAAGTCTTGCCCAGTGTGTGGCTTTTTTAACGCTCACAACGCAGAGAAATGCGGGCGTTGCCACGCCAAAATTTATTCGCGCCAGCCGCATAGTGTGGCCATGACCTGGGCCTTGCTGCTAACTGCCGTTTCGCTTTATGTGCCTGCCAATGTGTACCCCATTATGATTACCGAATCACTGGGGGACAGTGTGCCTTCTACTATTTTGGAAGGGGTAGTGCTGTTATGGAATATGGGTTCCTATCCGGTAGCCGTCATTATTTTTGTAGCCAGCGTGGCGGTGCCGCTGGTGAAGTTTATTTCGATTGCTTTGCTGTGCATTGCAGCTCAAAGCAAGCCTGGTAAAAGCGCATTGCACTACACCAAGCTGTATCGCATGACCGAGCTGATTGGGCGCTGGTCGATGGTGGACGTGTTTGTGGTGGTGATTTTGGTGGCTTTAATTCATATGGGTAAGTTGATGTCGGTATTTCCCGGCGTAGCCGCGGTTTCTTTTGCTGGCGTAGTGGTATTTACCATGCTGGCTGCTTTAAGTTTTGATGTGCGCCTGATCTGGGATGCACATCCTTCTAATGAAAATAAATAA
- a CDS encoding YSC84-related protein encodes MRLRSTIFAITTLLAFPVLADSAVKPGSMESSAEQKTPTERRAMIDHAAQETLAQVYKQFPNAKSQIAKASAYAVFRTGGFQAMFVGIGGGDGVAVAAGKRTYMDMLQGKLGIGLGAKETREVWVFTSNEAYNKFISSGWSASGEAGAAAKAGKTGVQIAGAKHLAKNVFVYQFTENGLTAEATVNGSKYMVSDELNKK; translated from the coding sequence ATGCGATTACGTTCAACGATATTTGCAATCACTACATTGCTGGCCTTCCCTGTGTTGGCCGATTCTGCTGTTAAGCCGGGCAGTATGGAATCATCTGCCGAGCAAAAGACACCGACAGAGCGACGCGCTATGATTGATCATGCGGCGCAAGAAACGCTGGCTCAGGTTTATAAACAATTTCCTAATGCAAAATCTCAGATTGCTAAAGCTTCGGCTTATGCAGTGTTTCGCACCGGTGGCTTTCAGGCGATGTTTGTGGGGATCGGCGGTGGGGATGGGGTAGCCGTTGCCGCGGGCAAGCGCACGTATATGGATATGCTGCAAGGTAAGCTGGGTATTGGCTTGGGCGCAAAAGAAACGCGCGAGGTTTGGGTATTCACCAGCAATGAAGCCTATAACAAGTTTATCTCCTCTGGCTGGAGTGCAAGCGGTGAAGCAGGCGCGGCCGCTAAGGCTGGCAAAACAGGCGTTCAAATCGCTGGGGCGAAGCATTTGGCCAAGAATGTATTTGTGTATCAATTCACCGAAAATGGCCTGACAGCAGAAGCGACTGTGAATGGTTCTAAATATATGGTGAGTGATGAGTTGAATAAGAAATAA
- a CDS encoding peroxiredoxin, which produces MTLRLGDVAPDFTQQSSAGEISFHAWAGEQWVVLFSHPADFTPVCTTELGKTAKLAEEFKKRNVKPLAVSVDTLQSHVAWINDINETQNTSVNFPILADADRKVAELYDMIHPNSLANLTVRSVFIIDPAKKIRLTLTYPASTGRNFNEILRVIDSLQLTDHHKVATPADWVDGDDVVIIPSLQDADEIAQRFPKGYKAIRPYLRLTPQPNR; this is translated from the coding sequence ATGACACTACGTTTAGGTGATGTGGCTCCCGACTTTACTCAGCAATCGTCTGCAGGCGAGATTAGCTTTCATGCATGGGCAGGCGAGCAGTGGGTGGTGCTGTTTTCTCACCCTGCTGATTTCACCCCAGTGTGCACAACCGAGCTTGGTAAAACGGCCAAGCTGGCGGAAGAATTTAAAAAGCGTAATGTAAAACCACTGGCGGTCAGTGTAGACACGCTGCAATCGCATGTGGCCTGGATTAACGATATTAATGAAACGCAAAATACCTCAGTTAACTTCCCTATTCTGGCCGATGCGGATCGCAAAGTGGCCGAGCTGTACGATATGATCCACCCCAATTCTTTAGCTAATCTAACGGTTCGCTCGGTATTTATTATCGATCCAGCCAAAAAAATCCGCTTAACACTGACTTATCCAGCCAGCACGGGCCGCAACTTTAATGAAATCCTGCGCGTGATTGATTCCTTGCAACTGACGGATCATCACAAAGTAGCCACGCCCGCCGATTGGGTAGATGGCGACGATGTGGTGATTATTCCTTCCTTGCAAGATGCTGATGAAATTGCCCAGCGTTTTCCCAAAGGTTATAAAGCCATTCGACCTTATTTGCGTTTAACGCCACAGCCAAATCGTTAA
- a CDS encoding YncE family protein translates to MPAYINSAQSFNSGHLLKHPKLKLAAALLSVALISACGGEDSTEPVASAPAPVLSPAEKYSALLEIRTLGNPGKVATTKDGNTVFLSVSTIVDSATQKEGNGGIEIFKKTATGLEKTGFIPVNSIYAHGLTVLPDQSTLAVAIGNAGLALIDIQDALKGKANPVYIDLGKNAGTFDLVSTPDSKYIYTANEYGVAAGASTPGNVGVIEISKDARGKANGKLLGQITTGASTIAGIAITPDGKRVYAVSQILLPNNTLKVAGLNNPAITKQTCVQGDPNKPYPHGILTVIDAQKAITSPSPAAVLNNIAAACSPVRIAVTADQKKLWISARGENKVLSYDIAALETTPDQAFLSAIDSGGSAPVGIHLLDNDQVIAVANSDRFSNTGKAANLTLLKTSATASSPSIKTLQTGLFPRGLTVSPDGKTIYLTNYVSSTLQLIAN, encoded by the coding sequence ATGCCTGCCTATATAAACTCCGCTCAATCATTTAACTCCGGCCACCTGCTCAAGCATCCAAAACTTAAGCTAGCCGCAGCCCTGCTCTCTGTTGCCTTAATCAGTGCTTGCGGCGGTGAGGATAGCACCGAGCCTGTCGCCAGCGCTCCAGCTCCTGTCCTTAGCCCGGCAGAAAAGTACTCTGCCCTTTTAGAAATCCGTACTCTGGGTAACCCAGGCAAGGTGGCCACCACCAAAGATGGTAATACGGTGTTTTTATCGGTCAGCACCATTGTGGATTCGGCCACGCAAAAAGAAGGCAACGGCGGGATTGAAATCTTTAAAAAGACCGCCACCGGCCTCGAAAAAACCGGTTTTATCCCGGTTAACTCTATCTATGCACACGGCCTGACTGTCTTGCCTGATCAATCCACTCTGGCTGTTGCCATTGGCAATGCCGGGCTGGCATTAATTGATATTCAGGATGCACTTAAAGGCAAAGCTAACCCCGTTTATATTGATCTGGGTAAAAACGCAGGTACTTTTGATCTGGTCAGCACGCCAGACAGCAAATACATCTACACCGCCAATGAATACGGCGTGGCAGCAGGGGCAAGCACACCGGGTAATGTGGGTGTGATTGAAATTTCTAAAGATGCACGCGGCAAAGCCAATGGCAAATTGCTCGGCCAGATCACCACTGGGGCCAGCACCATAGCCGGCATCGCCATTACACCCGATGGCAAGCGCGTTTATGCCGTCAGCCAGATCCTTTTGCCCAATAACACGCTTAAAGTAGCCGGGCTGAATAACCCCGCCATTACCAAGCAAACGTGCGTGCAGGGCGACCCGAACAAGCCATATCCACACGGCATTTTAACGGTGATTGATGCGCAAAAAGCCATCACTAGCCCAAGCCCGGCAGCCGTGCTTAACAATATCGCCGCAGCATGCTCCCCGGTGCGGATTGCGGTAACGGCTGATCAGAAAAAACTATGGATTTCAGCACGCGGAGAAAACAAAGTGCTGTCCTACGATATCGCAGCCTTAGAAACCACCCCGGATCAGGCATTTCTGAGCGCCATAGATTCAGGCGGATCGGCCCCTGTGGGCATTCACCTGCTCGACAACGATCAAGTCATTGCCGTGGCCAACTCGGATCGCTTTAGCAACACCGGCAAAGCCGCTAATTTAACCCTGCTAAAAACCAGCGCAACCGCCAGCAGCCCAAGCATTAAAACCCTGCAAACCGGCCTGTTCCCCCGCGGGCTAACGGTCTCGCCCGATGGCAAAACCATCTACCTGACCAATTATGTATCAAGCACCCTACAGCTGATCGCAAACTAA